A genome region from Microbacterium sp. CGR2 includes the following:
- a CDS encoding ubiquinol-cytochrome c reductase iron-sulfur subunit, whose amino-acid sequence MAHDDDSQALDRAYQPSPGLGVAVSDPVQNPGLPPHRERMTDKDPRAEKNAVRTVYTLFYLSLAGSIWAVAAYMLFPIESGALIDIRQNNLFIGLGIALALLALGIGAIHWSKALMSDKEHIEYRHPTRGKDATREAAIKAFADANEESGFGRRSMIRNSLFAAIVASIIPGVVLFRGLAPHSSEENPTAGDPVALLKHTMWEEGSRLVRDPDGTPIRAADVTLGSAFHVIPEELAELSHHDGYLEEKAKAIVLMMRLRPEQLVEAEDRKDWSYDGIVAYSKVCTHVGCPVALYEQQTHHLLCPCHQSQFDVTDHAKVIFGPAARPLPQLPITVDDEGYLVARSDFTEPVGPSFWERH is encoded by the coding sequence ATGGCACACGACGACGACTCGCAGGCTCTTGACAGGGCCTACCAGCCCTCTCCAGGGCTGGGTGTCGCAGTCAGCGATCCCGTGCAGAACCCGGGCCTGCCGCCGCACCGCGAGCGGATGACCGACAAAGACCCGCGCGCTGAGAAGAACGCGGTTCGCACGGTCTACACCCTGTTCTACCTCTCGCTCGCGGGAAGCATCTGGGCGGTCGCCGCCTACATGCTGTTCCCGATCGAGAGCGGCGCTCTCATCGACATCCGTCAGAACAACCTCTTCATCGGTCTCGGCATCGCGCTGGCACTGCTCGCTCTCGGAATCGGTGCCATTCACTGGTCCAAGGCGCTGATGTCCGACAAGGAGCACATCGAGTACCGCCACCCCACCCGTGGCAAGGACGCGACGCGAGAGGCCGCGATCAAGGCCTTCGCAGATGCGAACGAGGAATCCGGATTCGGACGCCGTTCGATGATCCGCAACTCGCTGTTCGCCGCGATCGTCGCCTCGATCATCCCCGGCGTCGTTCTCTTCCGTGGCCTGGCACCGCACTCCTCCGAAGAGAACCCCACCGCGGGCGACCCGGTGGCTCTTCTCAAGCACACGATGTGGGAAGAGGGTTCGCGCCTGGTGCGCGACCCCGACGGGACCCCGATCCGCGCCGCGGACGTGACCCTCGGCTCCGCCTTCCACGTGATTCCCGAGGAACTCGCCGAGCTCAGCCACCACGACGGCTACCTCGAGGAGAAGGCCAAGGCCATCGTCCTGATGATGCGACTCCGTCCGGAGCAGCTCGTCGAGGCCGAAGACCGCAAGGACTGGTCATACGACGGGATCGTCGCCTACTCCAAGGTCTGCACGCACGTCGGGTGCCCGGTGGCACTCTACGAGCAGCAGACGCACCACCTGCTGTGCCCGTGCCACCAGTCGCAGTTCGACGTCACGGACCACGCCAAGGTCATCTTCGGCCCGGCCGCACGCCCGCTGCCGCAGCTGCCTATCACCGTCGATGACGAGGGCTACCTGGTCGCACGCAGCGACTTCACGGAACCCGTCGGCCCGAGCTTCTGGGAGCGCCATTGA
- a CDS encoding cytochrome bc complex cytochrome b subunit: MSTATLSKEDKDTKAPLGGRFVGAASNYIDERTSLSGFVKELGRKIFPDHWSFMLGEIALWSFVVVFLSGTFLTFFFQASMVETHYTGAYAPMRGIAMSAALESSLHISFDLRGGLLVRQIHHWAALVFIAGIGVHMLRVFFTGAFRKPRELNWVIGFVLFILALAEGFTGYSLPDDLLSGNGLRIIDGMVKGIPLIGTWTSFIIFGGEFPGTDIVGRLYTLHILLLPMLVIALIVVHLMLMIINKHTQFAGPGRTNDNVVGYPMMPVYMSKMGGYLFIVFGTIVLIATFFQINPIWAYGPYDPSPVSAGTQPDWYIGFADGALRLAPSNWDIVIGENTWSFGILAPVAVLGLFIVVVAIYPFLEAWITGDKREHHIAQRPRNAATRTAIGAAGVIFYAVLWAAASSDLIATHFMLTMEGVIHTLQALLILGPIIGYFVTKRICLALQKKDREIVLHGFESGRIVRLPGGEFIEVHQPVDKYDRWKLIDVDGYEPLVVRPNAKGRIPWTENARSSISRWFYEDRLAPLTQAEVAAADAHQHHVTAQAAEAEAAEIQHAHERAGAPDAPLTATETHVDETANTPSTVIATEPAKKSRKKDEDDSK, from the coding sequence TTGAGCACCGCAACGCTGTCCAAAGAGGACAAGGACACCAAGGCACCGCTCGGCGGCCGCTTCGTGGGTGCCGCGTCGAACTACATCGATGAGCGCACCAGCCTTTCCGGCTTCGTCAAGGAGCTGGGTCGCAAGATCTTCCCCGACCACTGGTCGTTCATGCTCGGCGAGATCGCGCTGTGGAGCTTCGTGGTGGTGTTCCTTTCCGGAACCTTCCTGACGTTCTTCTTCCAGGCGTCGATGGTCGAGACGCACTACACGGGTGCGTATGCACCGATGCGCGGCATCGCTATGTCGGCCGCACTCGAGTCGTCACTGCACATCTCCTTCGATCTGCGCGGCGGTCTGCTCGTCCGGCAGATCCACCACTGGGCCGCTCTCGTCTTCATCGCCGGTATCGGCGTCCACATGCTCCGCGTGTTCTTCACCGGCGCGTTCCGCAAGCCTCGCGAACTGAACTGGGTCATCGGCTTCGTGCTGTTCATCCTGGCGCTGGCCGAGGGCTTCACCGGATACTCGCTCCCCGACGACCTGCTGTCCGGTAACGGTCTGCGCATCATCGACGGGATGGTCAAGGGCATCCCGCTGATCGGCACCTGGACCTCGTTCATCATCTTCGGAGGCGAGTTCCCCGGCACCGACATCGTCGGACGCCTCTACACGCTGCACATCCTGCTGCTGCCGATGCTGGTGATCGCTCTCATCGTCGTGCACCTCATGCTAATGATCATCAACAAGCACACGCAGTTCGCCGGCCCCGGCCGCACGAACGACAACGTCGTGGGCTACCCGATGATGCCGGTCTACATGTCGAAGATGGGCGGCTACCTGTTCATCGTGTTCGGCACCATCGTGCTGATAGCGACGTTCTTCCAGATCAACCCGATTTGGGCCTACGGACCGTACGACCCCTCCCCTGTCTCCGCCGGAACCCAGCCCGACTGGTACATCGGCTTCGCCGACGGCGCGCTGCGTCTGGCTCCGTCGAACTGGGACATCGTCATCGGCGAGAACACCTGGTCGTTCGGCATCCTCGCTCCCGTCGCGGTACTGGGCCTGTTCATCGTGGTCGTCGCGATCTACCCCTTCCTCGAGGCGTGGATCACGGGAGACAAGCGCGAGCACCACATCGCCCAGCGCCCGCGCAACGCGGCAACCCGTACGGCGATCGGCGCCGCCGGCGTCATCTTCTACGCAGTGCTCTGGGCCGCCGCCTCGTCGGACCTGATCGCCACCCACTTCATGCTGACGATGGAGGGCGTCATCCACACGCTCCAGGCGCTGCTGATCCTGGGCCCGATCATCGGATACTTCGTCACGAAGCGCATCTGCCTCGCGCTCCAGAAGAAGGATCGCGAGATCGTGTTGCACGGTTTCGAGTCGGGCCGCATCGTCCGACTCCCCGGTGGCGAATTCATCGAGGTGCACCAGCCGGTCGACAAGTACGATCGCTGGAAGCTCATCGACGTCGACGGCTACGAGCCCCTTGTGGTTCGTCCGAACGCCAAGGGCCGCATCCCGTGGACGGAGAACGCCCGCTCCTCGATCTCCCGCTGGTTCTACGAAGACCGTCTCGCGCCGTTGACGCAGGCTGAGGTCGCTGCCGCCGACGCACACCAGCATCACGTCACGGCTCAGGCCGCGGAGGCAGAGGCCGCCGAGATCCAGCACGCTCACGAGCGCGCCGGAGCACCGGATGCCCCTCTCACGGCGACCGAGACGCACGTCGACGAGACGGCCAACACTCCGAGCACCGTCATCGCGACGGAGCCGGCGAAGAAGTCCCGCAAGAAGGATGAGGACGACAGCAAGTAG